The region GCCATGCAAGCGCTTGCTGCTGCCAAACGCCCGATCATGTATGTGGGCGGCGGTGCAGTAACCGCAGAAGCCAGTGCTTTGGTGATTGAGTTAGCAGAAAAGTTTAACTTGCCGGTGACTAACACTCTGATGGGGCTCGGCGTGATGCCGGGTACGCATAAGCAGTTTGTGGGCATGTTGGGCATGCACGGAACTTATGAAGCCAATAAGAGCATGCATAACTCGGACTTTATTCTCGCCATTGGTGCGCGTTTCGATGACCGGGTAACCAACAACGTCGCCAAGTTCTGCCCCGATGCCACCATAGCGCACGTCGATATCGACCCGACCTCGGTCTCGAAAAATATCAAGGCGCACATTCCTATTGTGGGCTCAGCGGATGCGGTATTAGAGCAGATGCTGGACATCATTCGTGAGCTGGGTTTAAACACTGACCCTAACGCCATGACCGATTGGTGGACACAAATTGACGAATGGCGAGCACTTAAGTGCTTAGATTATGCCAAAAGCGACACCTATATTAAGCCGCAACAAGTCATTGAGTCTATCTATCGTATTACCGAAGGTAAGGCCATGGTCAGCTCAGACGTGGGCCAGCATCAAATGTTTGCCGCGCTCTACTACCCGTTCGATAAGCCGCGCCAATGGATCAACTCCGGCGGTTTGGGCACCATGGGCTTTGGTTTACCGGCCGCCATGGGCGCGCAAATGGCACGACCCGATGCGGTTTCTATCTGTGTGACCGGTGATGGCTCTATTCAGATGAATATTCAAGAGCTGTCTACCTGTATGCAATACAACATACCGGTGAAGATTATCTCCCTGAACAACCATTCGCTTGGCATGGTGAAGCAGTGGCAGAAGATGTTTTATGAAGGTCGCGAAAGCCACTCTTATATGGACTCTTTGCCGGACTTTGTGAAACTGGCGGAAGCTTATGGCCATGTGGGCATTCGGGTATCGGATCCTAAAGAGCTGGATGCGGCACTCGAGAAGTGTTTCTCGATGACCGACAAGCTGGTGTTTATGGATATTATTATCGATCCAGAAGAGCACGTTTATCCGATGCAGATTAAAACCGGTGCTATGGATGACATGTATTTAAGTAAAACGGAGAGAACCTAATGCGGCGTATTATATCCCTGTTACTGGAAAACGAGTCCGGTGCCTTGAGCCGCGTAGTGGGCTTGTTTTCTCAGCGCGCTTATAACATCGAAACTTTGACCGTAGCACCGACCGAAGATCCGACGCTGTCGCGCATGACCATAGTCACCGCCGGTGATGAGCGCCAAATTGAGCAGATCATCAAGCAGCTGAACAAGCTGGTGGATGTGCTCAAAGTGAGTGACTTGAGCGAAGGCGATCACATAGAGCGCGAAATTGTGCTGGTGAAAGTGCGAGCCGATGGCGCGAATCGCGATGAAGTAAAGCGCACCGCCGATATCTTTC is a window of Oceanisphaera sp. IT1-181 DNA encoding:
- a CDS encoding acetolactate synthase 3 large subunit produces the protein MEMLSGAQMVVRALEDQGVEHLFGYPGGSVLDIYDALFENSKIEHVLVRHEQAAVHMADGYTRATGKVGTVLVTSGPGATNCITGIATAYMDSIPMVVLSGQVPTYYIGDDAFQETDMLGISRPIVKHSFICKKASDIPLAIKKAYYIAASGRPGPVVIDLPKDVQNPLEKHPYVYPESVSMRSYNPTSVGHKGQIKKAMQALAAAKRPIMYVGGGAVTAEASALVIELAEKFNLPVTNTLMGLGVMPGTHKQFVGMLGMHGTYEANKSMHNSDFILAIGARFDDRVTNNVAKFCPDATIAHVDIDPTSVSKNIKAHIPIVGSADAVLEQMLDIIRELGLNTDPNAMTDWWTQIDEWRALKCLDYAKSDTYIKPQQVIESIYRITEGKAMVSSDVGQHQMFAALYYPFDKPRQWINSGGLGTMGFGLPAAMGAQMARPDAVSICVTGDGSIQMNIQELSTCMQYNIPVKIISLNNHSLGMVKQWQKMFYEGRESHSYMDSLPDFVKLAEAYGHVGIRVSDPKELDAALEKCFSMTDKLVFMDIIIDPEEHVYPMQIKTGAMDDMYLSKTERT
- the ilvN gene encoding acetolactate synthase small subunit gives rise to the protein MRRIISLLLENESGALSRVVGLFSQRAYNIETLTVAPTEDPTLSRMTIVTAGDERQIEQIIKQLNKLVDVLKVSDLSEGDHIEREIVLVKVRADGANRDEVKRTADIFRGQIVDVSPHLYTVQLVGTSDKLDAFIRNMSESTEVVEVVRSGVCGIARGEKSLRS